GGGCGACGGGAGTGAAGATTGCAGTCATGGAATTGGGTTGCCTTTTAAAAATAACTAAAAATGTGCTTATGGTATCAAGTTTAGGACAGCTTTGGACAGCCTTTATTGTATCAATCAGCAGATAGGTTATGACGATACTGCACCATGTCGGTCTCAGACGCTAATGAATCATAAAGCCGACGTGCTGTGGTATTACCCACTTGGGTAGTCCAATAGACTCGGTTGCAGTGCTTATCTGCTGCAAACTGATAGATGTGCTCAATCAGTGCGCGTCCCACGCCTCGACCTCGTAGCGTCGCATCGACATACAGATCTTCTAAATAACAGCAGTCTGTTGTATCCCACGTATTGGGATGGAGCACCACATGAGCGAAGCCAAGTAGCTTATGACCTTGATAAGCGCCAAATCCATACACCGCTACTCCATCATCAAGCAGCTTATCCCAAGTCGCTTGGTTAATATC
Above is a window of Psychrobacter sp. FDAARGOS_221 DNA encoding:
- a CDS encoding GNAT family N-acetyltransferase, with the translated sequence MNTSTDAISIRPLSRMDYPQWLNLWQGYLRFYNTQLSQDINQATWDKLLDDGVAVYGFGAYQGHKLLGFAHVVLHPNTWDTTDCCYLEDLYVDATLRGRGVGRALIEHIYQFAADKHCNRVYWTTQVGNTTARRLYDSLASETDMVQYRHNLSAD